A region from the Phycisphaerales bacterium genome encodes:
- a CDS encoding non-canonical purine NTP pyrophosphatase: MTSPTTIVLATANPHKIAELRAILGAAAPYLRFHSITEASGGRDIPEPSETGTTFEQNATIKAVAYARALRLPCLADDSGLEIDALGGKPGVISSHYSTDGRETGLSRAERDAANNARVLRELEGVPEIGRSARFVCVMVLADETGVPLHTARGTFEGRIGIPPAVPRGASGFGYDPLFLVTPAPFSFTKTSAELNDAEKNRLSHRGAAARAMSQHLSSRR; the protein is encoded by the coding sequence GTGACCAGCCCCACCACCATCGTTCTCGCCACCGCGAACCCTCACAAGATCGCCGAACTTCGTGCGATCCTCGGAGCCGCGGCACCATACCTCCGTTTCCATTCCATCACCGAGGCCAGCGGCGGGCGCGACATTCCCGAGCCGTCCGAGACCGGCACGACCTTTGAGCAGAATGCCACGATCAAGGCCGTCGCCTACGCCCGTGCACTGCGACTCCCGTGCCTTGCCGATGACTCAGGACTCGAGATCGACGCCCTCGGCGGCAAGCCCGGCGTTATCTCGTCGCACTATTCCACCGATGGCCGCGAGACCGGCCTCTCGCGTGCCGAACGCGACGCCGCGAACAACGCCCGAGTCCTCCGAGAACTCGAGGGTGTCCCCGAGATCGGGCGATCCGCGCGCTTCGTCTGTGTCATGGTCCTCGCCGACGAGACCGGCGTTCCGTTGCACACGGCTCGCGGCACCTTCGAAGGCCGAATCGGCATCCCACCGGCCGTCCCGCGAGGCGCCAGCGGCTTCGGGTACGACCCGCTCTTCCTCGTCACCCCAGCGCCATTCTCGTTCACGAAGACGAGTGCAGAACTCAACGACGCCGAGAAGAATCGCCTCAGTCACCGTGGAGCCGCGGCTCGTGCCATGAGCCAGCACCTCAGCTCCCGCAGGTAA
- the rpiA gene encoding ribose 5-phosphate isomerase A has translation MMMEHAAATQATEKIARMAVEPIVSGMTVGLGSGRNAERAVKMLAQRVLDERLDIRCVCTSTPTEILAIGLGLNAIPFAEVESVDYLFDGAAEVDHSLRMLKGTYAAITRQRLVARVCKRCVYIAPIEKLSERLGTNALLSLTLVPFGMVSIRNTLRDMGLSGVIRRDIDGKLVSTDGGGVMLDLQIPPDRDIEELAAELDTVVGVVDHGIFLTEADEILLDCHNGEVRRMVRPA, from the coding sequence ATGATGATGGAGCATGCCGCGGCCACACAAGCGACGGAGAAGATCGCGAGGATGGCGGTCGAGCCGATCGTCTCGGGGATGACCGTGGGCCTGGGGAGCGGGCGCAACGCCGAACGTGCCGTCAAGATGCTCGCCCAGCGCGTGCTCGACGAGCGACTCGACATCCGCTGCGTCTGTACGTCCACGCCGACGGAGATCCTCGCGATCGGCCTTGGACTCAACGCGATCCCCTTCGCCGAGGTCGAGTCGGTGGACTATCTCTTCGACGGGGCGGCCGAGGTCGATCACTCGCTGCGGATGCTCAAGGGGACATACGCCGCGATCACGCGACAGCGCCTGGTCGCCCGCGTCTGCAAGCGGTGTGTGTACATCGCGCCGATCGAGAAACTCTCGGAGCGTCTGGGAACCAACGCGTTGCTCTCCCTGACCCTCGTTCCCTTCGGGATGGTCTCGATTCGCAACACGCTCCGCGACATGGGCCTCTCGGGCGTCATCCGGCGAGATATCGACGGCAAACTCGTCTCGACCGACGGTGGCGGCGTGATGCTCGACCTTCAGATCCCGCCCGATCGCGACATCGAGGAACTCGCCGCCGAACTCGACACCGTGGTCGGCGTCGTCGATCACGGGATCTTCCTGACCGAGGCGGACGAGATCCTGCTCGATTGCCACAACGGCGAGGTCCGCCGAATGGTCCGACCGGCGTAG
- the dnaK gene encoding molecular chaperone DnaK, with the protein MSKIIGIDLGTTNSCVAVMEGGQPKVLINSSGNRITPSVVGFTDKGERLVGQPAKHQQVTNPKNTVYSIKRFMGRRRSEVSATGDTGYGRSGDEESKVPYTVTGGADEFVHVKVNQGDFTPQQISAFILQDLKKTAEDYLGEKVDRAVITVPAYFNDAQRQATKDAGEIAGLKVERIINEPTAAALAYGLDKKKNEKIAVFDLGGGTFDVSILDIGDGVFEVLSTNGDTHLGGDDWDQKMIDFIAEEFRKKEGIDIRKDPMALQRLKESAEKAKIELSTMQETTVNLPFITADQNGPKHLQVSVTRAKFDSLCDDLFERLKAPCTQALKDAKLSPDKIDEVILVGGSTRMPKAQLIAKQIFGKEPNKSVNPDEVVAIGAAIQGGVLKGDVKDVLLLDVTPLSLGVETLGGVMTRLIERNTTIPASRKETFSTAADSQTSVMIHVLQGEREFAKDNRTLGQFELAGIPPAPRGVPQIEVEFALDANGILTVTATDKASSKKADIKITNSGGLSKDEIEKMKKDAESHAAEDKMRRETIDLKNRGDTMVVQVRKSLEEHGGKVGSDLRAKIESSLSNLESKLKGDDKSAIEAAIAELEKSSMELGKVMYESAKAEGTGTTEPKPDGKKDDVIDAEFKVKDEK; encoded by the coding sequence ATGTCGAAGATCATTGGAATCGACCTTGGAACGACGAACTCCTGCGTGGCCGTGATGGAGGGTGGGCAGCCCAAGGTGCTCATCAACTCGTCGGGGAACCGCATCACGCCGTCGGTCGTCGGGTTCACCGACAAAGGCGAGCGTCTCGTCGGGCAGCCGGCGAAGCACCAGCAGGTAACCAACCCCAAGAACACGGTCTACTCGATCAAGCGGTTCATGGGTCGGCGTCGCAGCGAGGTGAGCGCCACGGGCGACACCGGCTATGGCCGCAGCGGCGACGAGGAGAGCAAGGTTCCGTACACCGTCACGGGCGGCGCGGACGAGTTCGTCCACGTGAAGGTCAACCAGGGCGACTTCACGCCCCAGCAGATCTCCGCATTCATCCTCCAGGATCTCAAGAAGACCGCCGAGGACTACCTGGGTGAGAAGGTCGATCGCGCGGTGATCACCGTCCCCGCGTACTTCAACGACGCCCAGCGTCAGGCGACCAAGGACGCAGGAGAGATCGCCGGCCTGAAGGTCGAGCGCATCATCAACGAGCCGACGGCGGCCGCGCTCGCGTACGGGCTCGACAAGAAGAAGAACGAGAAGATCGCCGTCTTCGATCTCGGTGGCGGCACGTTCGACGTCTCCATCCTCGACATCGGCGACGGCGTCTTCGAGGTGCTCAGCACCAACGGCGACACGCACCTGGGCGGCGACGACTGGGACCAGAAGATGATCGACTTCATCGCCGAGGAGTTCCGCAAGAAGGAGGGGATCGACATCCGCAAGGATCCGATGGCGCTCCAGCGGCTCAAGGAGTCGGCGGAGAAAGCGAAGATCGAACTCTCGACGATGCAAGAGACGACGGTCAACCTGCCGTTCATCACGGCCGACCAGAATGGGCCGAAGCACCTGCAGGTCTCGGTGACACGTGCGAAGTTCGATTCGCTCTGCGACGACCTCTTCGAGCGGCTCAAGGCTCCCTGCACCCAGGCGCTCAAGGACGCGAAGCTCTCGCCCGACAAGATCGACGAGGTGATCCTCGTCGGCGGCTCGACGCGCATGCCCAAGGCCCAGTTGATCGCCAAGCAGATCTTCGGGAAAGAGCCCAACAAGAGCGTGAATCCCGACGAGGTCGTGGCGATCGGGGCCGCGATCCAGGGCGGCGTGCTCAAGGGCGACGTGAAGGACGTGCTGCTCCTCGACGTGACGCCGCTCTCCCTGGGCGTCGAGACGCTCGGCGGGGTGATGACGCGCCTCATCGAGCGGAACACGACGATCCCCGCCTCGCGGAAGGAGACCTTCTCGACCGCGGCGGATAGCCAGACGAGCGTCATGATCCACGTCCTCCAGGGCGAGCGAGAGTTCGCGAAGGACAACCGCACGCTGGGACAGTTCGAACTCGCGGGCATCCCGCCGGCGCCGCGCGGCGTGCCGCAGATCGAGGTCGAGTTCGCCCTCGATGCGAACGGCATCCTCACGGTCACGGCGACCGACAAGGCGTCGAGCAAAAAGGCCGACATCAAGATCACGAACTCCGGCGGGTTGTCGAAGGACGAGATCGAGAAGATGAAGAAGGACGCCGAGTCGCACGCGGCCGAGGACAAGATGCGTCGCGAGACCATCGACCTCAAGAACCGTGGCGACACGATGGTCGTCCAGGTCCGCAAGAGCCTGGAGGAGCACGGCGGCAAGGTCGGCTCGGACCTTCGGGCGAAGATCGAGTCGTCGCTCTCGAACCTCGAGTCGAAACTCAAGGGCGACGACAAGTCAGCGATCGAGGCCGCGATCGCGGAACTCGAGAAGTCCAGCATGGAGCTGGGCAAGGTGATGTACGAATCCGCGAAGGCCGAGGGCACGGGAACGACCGAGCCCAAGCCCGACGGGAAGAAGGACGATGTCATCGACGCCGAGTTCAAGGTGAAGGACGAGAAGTAG
- a CDS encoding aldehyde dehydrogenase family protein, protein MQNEIASVFKALGLDTSTRVKTGAGVSAGEGRVVVTSPGTGEPIAGVMLDTTASYEKIVASSAEAFVKWREVPAPARGLVVRAIGDEFRRLKDPLGRLVSLEVGKILQEGLGEVQETIDIADFAVGLSRQLYGLTMPSERARHSMREQWLPLGPIGVISAFNFPNAVWAWNAMLAAVCGDTVVWKPSLLAPLTAIASNAIADRVATQMGHPGIFQLVIGTDAEVGERMIADKRLPLISATGSCRMGRRVGQVVASRLGRCLLELGGNNAVIVDQTADLDLAARAVVFAAVGTAGQRCTSTRRVFAHESVADTFVEKLRKAYSSVKIGDPLADGTLVGPLITKTAVEGYEKALAAAKEQGGTLVCGGKRVQLPSAPKGFYVEPTIIRAPKGNTLAIAQEETFAPILYVFTFKDLKEAIAMQNRADQGLSSAIFTESIRNAETFLAPSGSGSDCGIANVNIGTSGAEIGGAFGGEKDTGGGRESGSDSWKAYMRRQTCTINFGGELLLAQGIRFD, encoded by the coding sequence ATGCAGAACGAGATCGCGAGCGTTTTCAAGGCTTTGGGGTTGGACACGTCGACACGCGTGAAGACGGGGGCGGGCGTGAGCGCGGGTGAGGGGCGAGTTGTCGTCACGAGTCCAGGGACGGGTGAGCCGATCGCGGGCGTCATGCTCGACACTACGGCGTCTTATGAGAAGATTGTCGCATCGAGTGCCGAGGCGTTCGTGAAGTGGCGAGAAGTCCCCGCTCCGGCCCGCGGGCTGGTCGTCAGGGCGATCGGCGATGAGTTCCGCCGCCTCAAGGATCCGCTTGGTCGGCTCGTCTCGCTCGAGGTCGGCAAGATCCTGCAGGAAGGCCTCGGCGAGGTCCAGGAGACGATCGACATCGCCGACTTTGCCGTCGGGCTCTCGCGCCAGTTGTACGGCCTCACGATGCCCAGCGAGCGCGCGAGGCACAGCATGCGAGAGCAGTGGCTCCCGCTCGGGCCGATCGGCGTGATCTCGGCGTTCAACTTTCCCAACGCGGTGTGGGCCTGGAACGCGATGCTCGCGGCGGTCTGTGGCGACACGGTCGTATGGAAGCCGAGCCTGCTCGCGCCACTCACAGCGATCGCGAGCAACGCCATCGCGGATCGCGTCGCGACACAGATGGGACACCCGGGCATCTTCCAACTCGTCATCGGAACCGATGCGGAAGTTGGTGAGCGGATGATCGCCGACAAGCGACTGCCGCTGATCTCGGCGACGGGTTCGTGCCGCATGGGCCGGCGCGTGGGCCAGGTCGTCGCGTCGCGCCTAGGGCGGTGCCTGCTTGAACTCGGCGGCAACAACGCCGTGATTGTGGATCAGACGGCGGACCTCGATCTCGCGGCACGTGCGGTTGTGTTCGCGGCCGTCGGAACCGCCGGGCAACGTTGCACGTCTACCCGGCGTGTCTTTGCTCATGAATCTGTCGCCGACACATTCGTCGAGAAACTGCGCAAGGCGTACTCGTCGGTGAAGATCGGAGATCCGCTGGCCGATGGGACGCTCGTCGGTCCACTCATCACAAAGACGGCAGTCGAAGGATATGAGAAGGCCCTCGCCGCTGCGAAGGAGCAGGGCGGAACGCTGGTCTGTGGCGGCAAGCGTGTGCAACTGCCGTCGGCGCCCAAGGGGTTCTATGTTGAGCCGACCATCATCCGAGCGCCCAAAGGCAACACGCTCGCGATCGCCCAAGAAGAGACGTTTGCTCCGATCCTGTACGTCTTCACGTTCAAGGATCTGAAGGAGGCGATCGCGATGCAGAACCGGGCCGATCAGGGCCTCTCGTCGGCGATCTTCACCGAGTCGATCCGCAATGCCGAGACGTTCCTCGCGCCCTCGGGCTCGGGGAGCGACTGCGGCATCGCAAACGTGAACATCGGGACATCGGGCGCCGAGATCGGCGGTGCCTTCGGCGGCGAGAAGGACACCGGCGGCGGGCGCGAGTCGGGGAGCGACTCGTGGAAGGCCTACATGCGTCGCCAGACGTGCACGATCAACTTTGGAGGCGAGTTGCTGCTCGCCCAGGGCATACGGTTCGACTGA
- a CDS encoding DUF86 domain-containing protein → MRPNGKDAALLWDMLVYARTVRRLVAGKTLNEYLADEMLRLATERAIEIIGEAAYHVSDEFRHAHADIPWRAIAGQRHILAHEYGALDHVKVWKVATEHVFDLISKIEPLVPPPPADSAG, encoded by the coding sequence ATGCGTCCTAATGGGAAGGACGCGGCGTTGCTCTGGGACATGCTCGTGTACGCGAGAACGGTTCGGCGTCTCGTCGCGGGCAAGACGCTCAACGAGTACCTCGCCGATGAGATGCTGCGCCTGGCGACCGAACGCGCCATCGAGATCATCGGTGAGGCGGCCTATCACGTGTCGGATGAGTTTCGGCATGCCCACGCGGACATCCCGTGGCGAGCCATCGCCGGGCAACGCCACATTCTGGCGCACGAGTATGGTGCTCTGGACCACGTCAAGGTGTGGAAGGTCGCGACTGAGCACGTTTTTGATCTCATTTCGAAGATCGAGCCTCTCGTGCCGCCGCCTCCTGCTGATTCTGCGGGGTGA
- a CDS encoding class I SAM-dependent methyltransferase, which translates to MPQSLPNRQATASKRLAASVAQSVDCPTSLLPVLSDLLGGLDSLGSSPRSILNLLTHADLGEHRTAIDLACGKGVIACGVARKFRCRVIGVDAFEPFLADARARATRLGVQDTCEFRVGDVRRFRVRARVRLAMMIGLDGADSAAPRLRRLVEPGGWYLIDDAVARSPDLGLPTLAEARRVIERTGDEIVRESTMQASTIHRLDARIYGTIASNARVLARRHPRLRAQLREFLKRQRDANRVLANDLVPMTWLVRTPRRDARRR; encoded by the coding sequence ATGCCCCAATCGCTGCCGAATCGGCAGGCAACGGCCTCCAAACGCCTCGCGGCGTCGGTCGCCCAGTCCGTCGATTGCCCCACGTCGCTCCTTCCCGTGCTCTCCGATCTCCTCGGCGGGCTGGACTCGCTGGGCAGTTCGCCACGATCGATTTTGAACCTGCTCACGCACGCCGACTTAGGGGAGCATCGAACCGCCATCGATCTGGCCTGTGGCAAGGGCGTCATCGCGTGCGGCGTGGCCCGGAAGTTCCGGTGCCGTGTGATCGGAGTTGATGCCTTCGAGCCATTTCTCGCTGACGCGCGCGCACGAGCGACCAGACTCGGAGTCCAGGATACGTGCGAGTTTCGCGTTGGCGACGTGCGCCGGTTTCGTGTTCGCGCGCGGGTCCGGCTCGCCATGATGATCGGGCTGGATGGCGCGGACTCGGCCGCCCCGCGGCTGCGGCGACTCGTCGAGCCGGGCGGGTGGTATCTGATCGATGATGCCGTGGCTCGGAGTCCGGATCTGGGGCTCCCGACTCTCGCCGAGGCTCGGCGTGTCATCGAGCGAACTGGCGACGAGATCGTCCGGGAATCCACGATGCAGGCGAGCACCATCCACCGGCTCGATGCGCGGATCTATGGCACGATCGCCTCGAACGCCCGAGTGCTGGCCCGGCGGCACCCACGCCTGCGCGCGCAACTGCGTGAGTTCCTGAAGCGACAGCGCGACGCGAATCGCGTCCTGGCGAACGATTTGGTGCCGATGACCTGGCTGGTGCGCACGCCGCGTCGCGATGCCCGGCGTCGATAG
- a CDS encoding nucleotidyltransferase family protein encodes MVASRIDIPREPLGEFCTRWKVRELSLFGSVLRADFGPESDVDVLVSFEPDAAWSYWEWPEMIDELATIFGRRVDLVERESLHNPFRRAEILRTRQVVYAS; translated from the coding sequence ATGGTCGCGTCAAGAATCGACATTCCCAGGGAGCCATTAGGTGAGTTCTGCACGAGGTGGAAAGTGCGTGAACTCTCGCTCTTTGGATCGGTACTCCGGGCTGACTTTGGTCCAGAGAGCGATGTGGACGTGCTCGTGAGCTTTGAACCCGATGCAGCATGGTCGTATTGGGAATGGCCGGAGATGATCGACGAGCTCGCCACGATCTTCGGGCGTCGGGTCGATCTCGTCGAACGTGAATCTCTGCACAACCCGTTCCGTCGAGCAGAGATTCTCAGAACGCGCCAGGTGGTGTATGCGTCCTAA
- a CDS encoding 2-phosphosulfolactate phosphatase — MHVHPSRIEPGALAGGVVIVIDALRASVTITQALASGATSVIPVMNVEDAFAVRERRWSEGVAHDRVLLGGERGGVTIEGFDLDNSPASYPRERVEGRVVIFTTTNGTSALLHAKQAIRVLVGSFANLSGVCKAVANEERPVHILCAGTRDEISMDDCLPAGGMVEVLERRGRALLSDDSARLCRLAWEGAKAQAGGVLRAMQESRGGRNLLRIGLGSDVEFCSRIDTISVVPEFDVARGEITLSSPREE, encoded by the coding sequence GTGCACGTGCATCCTTCGCGAATCGAGCCGGGCGCTCTCGCCGGCGGCGTGGTCATCGTCATCGACGCGCTCCGGGCGAGCGTCACGATCACGCAGGCCCTCGCGAGTGGCGCGACGAGCGTGATACCGGTCATGAATGTGGAAGACGCTTTCGCTGTTCGCGAGCGGCGGTGGAGTGAGGGTGTGGCGCACGATCGCGTGCTGCTCGGCGGCGAGCGGGGCGGCGTCACCATCGAGGGGTTCGACCTCGACAACTCGCCCGCGAGTTACCCTCGTGAACGCGTCGAGGGGCGAGTCGTGATCTTCACGACCACGAATGGCACGAGCGCCCTCCTGCACGCGAAGCAGGCGATCCGCGTGCTCGTCGGGTCGTTCGCGAACCTGTCGGGCGTGTGTAAGGCGGTGGCGAATGAGGAGCGGCCGGTGCACATCCTTTGTGCCGGGACGCGAGACGAGATCAGCATGGACGATTGCCTTCCCGCTGGGGGGATGGTGGAGGTGCTCGAGCGTCGTGGTCGGGCGCTGCTCTCGGACGATTCGGCGCGGCTGTGCCGATTGGCGTGGGAGGGTGCGAAGGCTCAAGCAGGCGGTGTGTTGCGCGCGATGCAGGAGAGCCGTGGCGGGCGGAATCTGTTGCGGATCGGATTGGGTTCTGATGTCGAGTTCTGCTCGAGGATCGACACGATCTCGGTCGTGCCCGAGTTCGATGTGGCGCGGGGGGAGATCACGCTCTCGAGCCCGCGAGAAGAGTGA